A part of Microbacterium atlanticum genomic DNA contains:
- a CDS encoding TetR/AcrR family transcriptional regulator, whose amino-acid sequence MSNVAEDVESDRPVKPATRRRGPYANTPARRAEIVRAASASFAEHGYERASLRDMAARANVTHAALLRHFASKDELLLAALALRDEQDEELARRIMEAQVPAERVLSTVLREEFAHPEQQRNWLAITVAATNPDHPAHEFFLARRDRMRRSFGTGRLATADDHEELTADDKVTMVLAMIDGLRIQALLDPGRDVLPLMERLMRLLSTTDN is encoded by the coding sequence ATGTCGAACGTCGCCGAGGATGTCGAGTCGGATCGGCCCGTGAAGCCCGCTACCCGCCGCCGAGGGCCCTACGCGAACACGCCGGCGCGCCGAGCGGAGATCGTCCGCGCAGCCTCGGCGAGCTTCGCCGAGCATGGGTACGAGCGCGCGTCACTGCGCGACATGGCCGCTCGGGCGAATGTGACCCATGCTGCGCTGCTGCGGCACTTCGCCAGCAAGGACGAGCTCCTTCTCGCCGCCCTCGCACTGCGGGACGAGCAGGACGAGGAGCTGGCGCGGCGCATCATGGAGGCTCAGGTCCCGGCCGAGCGCGTGCTGTCCACCGTCCTGCGCGAGGAGTTCGCTCACCCCGAACAGCAGCGCAACTGGCTGGCGATCACCGTGGCGGCCACCAATCCTGACCATCCCGCCCACGAGTTCTTCCTCGCACGGCGGGATCGCATGCGTCGCAGCTTCGGCACGGGCCGTCTCGCTACCGCCGACGACCATGAGGAGCTCACCGCCGACGACAAGGTCACCATGGTGCTCGCCATGATCGACGGCCTGCGTATACAGGCGCTTCTCGACCCTGGGCGCGACGTTCTGCCCCTGATGGAGCGCCTGATGCGGCTGCTGTCTACGACGGACAATTAG
- a CDS encoding alpha-hydroxy acid oxidase, with protein sequence MVQRQLPNPAELLELMSFKKPELNGRKRRLESALTVADLRVIAKRRTPKAAFDYTDGAAEGELSLARARQAFEDIEFHPDILRPAAVVDTSVQILGGPSALPFGIAPTGFTRLMQTEGESAGAAAAGAAGIPFTLSTLGTTSIEDVKAANPGGRNWFQLYVMRDREISYGLVQRAAAAGFDTLQFTVDTPVAGARLRDKRNGFSIPPQLTVGTIVNAIPRPWWWYDFLTTPKLEFASLSTTGGTVGELLNAAMDPTISYDDLAVIRDLWPGKIVVKGVQNVADSVRLIDAGVDGIILSNHGGRQLDRAPVPFHLLPKVVREVGKDATVMIDTGIMNGADIVAALALGAKFTLIGRAYLYGLMAGGRQGVDRTIQILRTEIERTMQLLGVATIAELEPRHVTQLTRLQPLSDPAPTRTPARARGTSTKA encoded by the coding sequence ATGGTCCAAAGACAACTGCCCAACCCCGCGGAGCTGCTCGAGTTGATGAGCTTCAAGAAGCCGGAGTTGAACGGGCGCAAGCGCCGGTTGGAATCGGCGTTGACGGTCGCGGATCTGCGGGTGATCGCGAAGCGTCGGACGCCGAAGGCGGCGTTCGATTACACCGATGGTGCGGCGGAGGGGGAGTTGTCGTTGGCGCGGGCGCGGCAGGCGTTCGAGGACATCGAGTTCCACCCGGACATCCTGCGTCCCGCTGCGGTGGTGGACACGTCGGTGCAGATCCTGGGTGGGCCCAGCGCGTTGCCGTTCGGGATCGCGCCGACCGGGTTCACCCGGCTGATGCAGACCGAGGGGGAGTCGGCGGGGGCGGCGGCGGCGGGGGCTGCGGGCATCCCGTTCACGCTGTCCACGCTGGGCACCACGTCGATCGAGGACGTGAAGGCCGCGAACCCGGGTGGGCGGAACTGGTTCCAGCTGTATGTGATGCGGGATCGGGAGATCTCCTACGGGCTGGTGCAGCGGGCGGCGGCGGCCGGGTTCGACACGCTGCAGTTCACCGTGGACACCCCGGTGGCGGGTGCCCGGTTGCGGGATAAGCGCAACGGGTTCTCCATCCCTCCGCAGCTGACGGTGGGCACGATCGTCAACGCGATCCCGCGGCCGTGGTGGTGGTACGACTTCCTCACCACCCCGAAGCTGGAGTTCGCGTCACTGTCCACCACCGGCGGCACGGTCGGGGAGCTGCTCAACGCCGCGATGGACCCGACGATCAGCTACGACGACCTGGCGGTGATCCGCGACCTGTGGCCGGGCAAGATCGTCGTCAAGGGCGTGCAGAACGTCGCCGACTCGGTGCGCCTCATCGACGCCGGCGTGGACGGCATCATCTTGTCCAACCACGGCGGCCGGCAGCTGGACCGCGCCCCCGTCCCGTTCCACCTCCTCCCGAAGGTCGTCCGCGAAGTCGGCAAGGACGCCACCGTGATGATCGACACCGGCATCATGAACGGCGCCGACATCGTCGCCGCCCTCGCCCTGGGCGCGAAGTTCACCCTCATCGGCCGCGCCTACCTCTACGGCCTCATGGCCGGCGGACGCCAGGGCGTGGACCGCACCATACAGATCCTCCGCACCGAGATCGAACGCACCATGCAACTGCTCGGCGTCGCCACCATCGCCGAACTCGAACCCCGCCATGTCACCCAGCTCACCCGCCTCCAGCCCCTCAGCGACCCCGCACCCACGCGCACACCCGCACGGGCGCGCGGCACGAGCACGAAGGCCTGA
- a CDS encoding Gfo/Idh/MocA family protein yields MLTWGIIGTGDISERLVADLMTLPDARVSAVWGRSAARADHFARTHGIPVATESLDALLARDDVRVVYIATPAHTHADIAIEALAAGKHVLIEKPIAGSAPEAERIFAAARAARRFAMEAMWMRFNPLHVDLLDRIGAGLLGEVSSVRASFGTPFHPRGRVRKPADAGSALRDRGIYAVTLSSWFLGEPMRIAASGVFDGDVDTSGHTTLESGSGFAHLSWSGTEFLDLSASVAGARGWVTIAPMFWAGTRANVHAGSAEAIFGSPEVIEHPRLGNGYRPMLTAVADAIQSGLLEHPWHTHADTLAVSRSMDQIISAMRSAQSVSPPRSVPNLY; encoded by the coding sequence ATGCTCACATGGGGGATCATCGGCACCGGCGACATATCGGAGCGGCTGGTGGCCGACCTCATGACGCTCCCGGACGCGCGCGTGTCTGCGGTGTGGGGGAGGTCGGCCGCGCGTGCCGACCACTTCGCCCGGACGCACGGCATCCCTGTCGCGACGGAATCACTCGACGCGCTCCTCGCCCGCGACGATGTCCGCGTTGTGTATATCGCCACGCCAGCCCACACCCACGCCGACATCGCGATCGAAGCGCTCGCGGCGGGCAAGCACGTCCTGATCGAGAAGCCGATCGCGGGAAGCGCCCCGGAGGCGGAGCGCATCTTCGCGGCGGCTCGAGCAGCGCGCCGCTTCGCGATGGAGGCGATGTGGATGCGATTCAATCCGCTCCATGTCGACCTCCTCGACCGGATCGGCGCTGGATTGCTCGGTGAGGTGAGCAGCGTGCGTGCGAGCTTCGGCACGCCTTTCCACCCGCGGGGGCGCGTCCGGAAGCCGGCAGACGCGGGAAGCGCGCTGCGCGATCGGGGAATCTACGCGGTCACCCTCAGCAGCTGGTTCCTCGGTGAGCCCATGCGGATCGCGGCCTCGGGGGTCTTCGACGGCGACGTCGACACGTCGGGCCATACGACGCTCGAGAGCGGGAGCGGCTTCGCGCACTTGTCGTGGTCGGGCACGGAGTTCCTCGACCTGTCGGCGTCGGTGGCCGGGGCCCGTGGATGGGTGACGATCGCTCCCATGTTCTGGGCCGGAACGCGCGCGAACGTGCATGCGGGGTCCGCCGAGGCGATCTTCGGATCGCCGGAGGTCATCGAGCATCCGCGTCTGGGCAACGGATATCGGCCGATGCTCACTGCCGTCGCCGATGCGATCCAGTCGGGGCTTCTCGAGCATCCGTGGCACACGCACGCCGACACGCTCGCGGTCTCTCGCTCGATGGACCAAATCATCTCAGCAATGCGCTCGGCGCAGTCGGTGTCCCCGCCGCGATCCGTTCCGAATCTCTACTGA
- a CDS encoding SDR family NAD(P)-dependent oxidoreductase: MPRLKPYAQIPGSSTQRSTMSFPFADVTNRPLSELLSLRGRRAVVTGAAQGLGKAIASRLAEAGADLLLIDLNADAADSAATELAQRYGVRVLSTRADVADAASVVAAADFAAAELGGIDVWVNNAGIFPNAPVTVMPDEMWDSTFAVNARGVFLGAREAARRMSADGSGGVIVNIISTAGVQVAFPGMAAYVGSKHAALGMTKSLAVDLAPLGIRVLGVAPSFVPTEGNLAAAKAGAEAAAAAGIEMPPLEVMNKSMIGRMGTPDDIARVVLFAASDLSMIMTGSTLMADGGETL, encoded by the coding sequence GTGCCCCGCCTCAAGCCGTACGCCCAAATCCCTGGCAGCAGCACGCAAAGGAGCACAATGTCTTTCCCGTTCGCCGACGTTACCAACCGTCCACTATCCGAGCTTCTCTCGTTGCGCGGACGCCGCGCCGTCGTGACCGGTGCTGCCCAGGGCCTAGGCAAGGCCATCGCCTCCCGCTTGGCCGAGGCTGGCGCCGACCTTCTGCTGATCGACCTCAATGCCGACGCCGCCGATTCCGCGGCCACGGAATTGGCGCAGCGCTACGGGGTCCGCGTACTGAGCACGCGCGCCGACGTCGCCGATGCTGCGTCCGTTGTCGCCGCGGCTGATTTCGCCGCCGCCGAACTCGGCGGCATCGACGTCTGGGTCAACAACGCGGGGATCTTCCCGAACGCGCCTGTGACGGTGATGCCGGACGAGATGTGGGATTCCACCTTCGCCGTCAACGCCCGCGGCGTGTTCCTCGGAGCACGTGAGGCCGCACGCCGGATGTCGGCGGACGGTTCGGGCGGGGTCATCGTGAACATTATTTCCACGGCCGGCGTGCAGGTGGCGTTCCCAGGCATGGCCGCCTACGTCGGCTCGAAGCATGCGGCGCTGGGCATGACCAAGTCGCTCGCGGTCGACCTGGCCCCCCTCGGCATTCGCGTGCTCGGCGTCGCGCCGAGCTTCGTCCCGACCGAGGGCAATCTCGCCGCCGCGAAGGCCGGCGCCGAGGCGGCTGCCGCGGCGGGCATCGAGATGCCTCCGCTGGAGGTCATGAACAAGAGCATGATCGGCCGAATGGGCACCCCCGACGACATCGCCCGCGTCGTGCTCTTCGCCGCCAGCGACCTCTCGATGATCATGACGGGCAGCACCCTCATGGCCGACGGCGGCGAGACGCTCTGA
- a CDS encoding family 78 glycoside hydrolase catalytic domain, translating into MLHNAPFGLSVDSGGDQFAVTGDRPRLSWKNPIDSSDRSVVEATVDGGLPVTANVAGHRFVEWPFGPLGSGSRVQWRVREDAPDAAWSELAEFEVGLLDQDWSADWISAVEGDDPGYGQRPVAVLTGCFELDTEVVSARLYATALGIYTAAVNGRRVGTDELAPGSTSYDRTLYAQAHDVTALVGPGENRIEVELSDGWFRGQVGAHRRPAQWGTTTALRLELHVRLRDGSLQVFGTDETWTSRPSTIIRADLMAGQAVDFSKAASRRHPVRVGAIDAPTIDWSPAPPVRVIETRSPVAVKRLGDDVCVIDFGQNASGWIRCTDLGAVGTRTVIEYGEYVDATGDLSTSHLDSTQPGHDPLVFIQRDEVTAGPAGAVFEPRHTVHGFQYVRITRTGSPLDAASVTMQVVHTDLARSGTFESSEPDLNRLHEIAEWSFRGNAVDVPTDCPTRERLAWTGDYQVFAPTATRLYDVHGFTRKWLRSVRDDQLDDGRIANFSPDGRQIKRHLDDQFAMMTGSSGWGDAIVAVPWEMYVSYGDESVLAENYDAMVRWVEWALAQARGSRHHARAQASPDPEPFEEYLWDGTFHWGEWTEPKQRDADGNFIDPIKHNPMAWFMADKGEVGTAFLHRSTSTLARIAEILGRGADAARYAEVAAKVAAAWRDAYLREDGTTVTDTQAAYVRALSFGLIPDALRAAAIDRLVELIREAGTHLGTGFLATGDLLPVLTDAGRADIAHELLFQRTAPSWLYMVDRGATTIWEDWEGIDEQGIAHESLNHYSKGAVIRFLHTHTLGLRQDFGSVAWEKVVIAPVPAPGMTWARGAHDGPQGRIDVEWRVEGDRIRISADIPGGTHARIVFPDGTERQAGPGRFDETAGMPASLPAVSVR; encoded by the coding sequence ATGCTGCACAATGCACCCTTCGGTCTGTCGGTCGACAGCGGCGGTGACCAGTTCGCCGTCACCGGGGACCGGCCGCGCCTGTCGTGGAAGAACCCGATCGATTCATCGGACCGGTCCGTCGTCGAGGCGACCGTCGACGGCGGCCTCCCCGTCACCGCCAATGTCGCCGGGCACCGCTTCGTGGAGTGGCCCTTCGGCCCGCTCGGCAGCGGCAGCCGCGTGCAGTGGCGGGTGCGCGAGGATGCACCGGATGCCGCGTGGTCGGAACTCGCGGAGTTCGAGGTCGGACTGCTCGACCAGGATTGGTCGGCCGACTGGATCTCCGCCGTCGAAGGAGACGATCCGGGGTACGGGCAGCGCCCAGTCGCCGTACTGACCGGCTGCTTCGAGCTCGACACCGAGGTCGTCTCCGCCCGGCTGTACGCGACGGCGTTGGGGATCTACACCGCAGCTGTGAACGGACGCCGCGTCGGCACGGACGAGCTCGCCCCCGGTTCCACCTCCTACGACCGCACGCTCTACGCCCAGGCCCACGACGTCACCGCCCTCGTCGGTCCCGGCGAGAACCGCATCGAGGTCGAGCTCTCCGACGGCTGGTTCCGTGGCCAGGTGGGTGCCCACCGCCGCCCCGCGCAGTGGGGAACGACGACGGCACTCCGACTCGAGCTGCACGTGCGCCTGCGCGATGGATCGCTGCAGGTCTTCGGCACCGACGAAACCTGGACCAGCCGCCCGTCCACGATCATCCGTGCCGATCTCATGGCCGGTCAAGCGGTCGATTTCTCGAAGGCGGCTTCGCGGCGGCATCCCGTGCGTGTCGGAGCGATCGACGCGCCGACGATCGACTGGTCTCCGGCCCCTCCGGTGAGAGTGATCGAGACCCGCTCACCGGTCGCCGTGAAGCGTCTGGGCGATGACGTGTGCGTGATCGACTTCGGTCAGAACGCATCGGGCTGGATCCGATGCACAGATCTCGGTGCGGTGGGCACCAGGACAGTGATCGAGTACGGCGAGTACGTCGACGCGACGGGCGACCTGTCCACCTCCCATCTCGACTCCACGCAGCCCGGTCACGACCCGCTCGTGTTCATCCAGCGGGACGAGGTGACCGCCGGACCTGCTGGTGCGGTCTTCGAGCCGCGCCACACGGTGCACGGATTCCAGTACGTCCGGATCACCAGGACGGGGTCTCCGCTGGACGCGGCATCCGTCACCATGCAGGTCGTCCACACCGACCTCGCTCGCTCGGGCACGTTCGAGTCCAGCGAACCCGACCTGAACCGGCTGCACGAGATCGCGGAGTGGAGCTTCCGTGGCAACGCCGTGGATGTGCCGACCGACTGCCCAACCCGTGAGCGGCTGGCTTGGACGGGCGACTACCAGGTGTTCGCCCCGACCGCGACACGGCTGTATGACGTCCACGGCTTCACCCGGAAGTGGCTGCGGTCGGTCAGGGATGACCAGCTCGACGACGGCCGCATCGCGAACTTCTCGCCCGACGGCCGCCAGATCAAACGCCATCTGGACGATCAGTTCGCGATGATGACTGGATCGTCGGGCTGGGGCGATGCGATCGTCGCCGTCCCCTGGGAGATGTACGTCTCCTACGGCGACGAATCCGTTCTCGCGGAGAACTACGACGCCATGGTGCGGTGGGTGGAGTGGGCTCTGGCCCAGGCTCGCGGCTCGCGACACCACGCGCGTGCGCAGGCATCCCCCGACCCAGAACCCTTCGAGGAATACCTCTGGGACGGCACGTTCCACTGGGGAGAGTGGACCGAGCCCAAGCAGCGCGACGCAGACGGCAATTTCATCGACCCGATCAAGCACAACCCCATGGCCTGGTTCATGGCGGACAAGGGCGAGGTGGGGACCGCGTTTCTGCACCGCTCGACGTCGACCCTGGCGCGCATCGCCGAGATCCTGGGACGAGGAGCGGATGCTGCGCGCTACGCCGAGGTCGCCGCCAAGGTCGCAGCCGCCTGGCGTGACGCGTACCTGCGCGAGGACGGAACGACGGTCACCGACACCCAGGCGGCCTACGTCCGCGCCCTGTCGTTCGGGCTCATCCCAGACGCGCTGCGTGCGGCGGCGATCGACCGCCTCGTGGAGCTGATCCGCGAGGCCGGAACCCATCTCGGCACGGGCTTCCTCGCAACCGGCGATCTGCTGCCGGTACTCACGGATGCGGGTCGTGCCGACATCGCGCACGAGCTCCTGTTCCAGCGCACGGCGCCGTCCTGGCTCTATATGGTCGACCGCGGAGCGACGACCATCTGGGAGGACTGGGAGGGTATTGATGAGCAGGGCATCGCCCACGAGTCGCTGAACCACTACAGCAAAGGCGCGGTCATCAGGTTCCTGCACACTCACACGCTCGGCCTGCGTCAGGATTTCGGCTCCGTCGCGTGGGAGAAGGTCGTGATCGCTCCGGTGCCCGCACCAGGGATGACTTGGGCGCGCGGCGCGCATGACGGCCCGCAGGGGCGCATCGACGTCGAGTGGCGTGTGGAGGGCGACCGCATCCGCATCTCCGCGGACATCCCGGGCGGCACCCACGCGCGGATCGTGTTCCCGGACGGAACCGAGCGCCAGGCGGGGCCCGGCCGCTTCGACGAGACCGCCGGGATGCCGGCATCCCTTCCCGCTGTCAGCGTGCGCTGA
- a CDS encoding glycoside hydrolase family 1 protein, whose protein sequence is MTNFPDGFLWGAATAGHQIEGNNVNSDWWAREQMMPGMELSGDAVDSYHRYREDIQLLADAGLTSYRFSLEWSRIEPVRGHFSKAELAHYRRMIEFCLDNSVTPVVTLQHFTTPQWFAALGGWESPEAEALFCAYVEQACTILDGVEWVATMNEPNMQAAIMTAMRHLSASGGDWTSPTVEAEGDDQKKQTHSEFLTYADPEIGRMFTRIHHAARAIVRDRTSAKVGWTIAAGALTAAPGGEEKLRQIRYGKEDVYWEGSRGDDFVGVQAYSSQQVDANGLVPHPPHPDNTLVGTAFRPDSLAMAVRHAWEISQHTPIVITENGIATADDEQRIRYTGEALQGLLGTIADGIDVQGYLHWSLLDNFEWGHWEPTFGLIAVDRDTFVRTPKPSLAWLGQVAQRNSLSWEA, encoded by the coding sequence ATGACGAACTTCCCCGATGGATTCCTGTGGGGCGCCGCGACCGCCGGCCACCAGATCGAAGGCAACAACGTCAACAGCGACTGGTGGGCACGCGAGCAGATGATGCCCGGCATGGAGCTGTCCGGCGACGCCGTGGACAGCTACCACCGCTACCGCGAGGACATCCAGCTTCTCGCCGATGCGGGCCTGACGTCCTACCGGTTCAGCCTCGAGTGGTCGCGCATCGAGCCGGTGCGCGGGCACTTCTCCAAGGCGGAGCTCGCGCACTACCGCCGCATGATCGAGTTCTGTCTCGACAACAGCGTGACGCCGGTCGTCACCCTGCAGCACTTCACAACGCCGCAGTGGTTCGCCGCGCTCGGCGGATGGGAATCGCCCGAGGCGGAGGCGCTGTTCTGCGCATACGTCGAGCAGGCGTGCACGATCCTCGACGGCGTCGAGTGGGTCGCCACCATGAACGAGCCCAACATGCAGGCCGCCATCATGACGGCGATGCGCCATCTCTCCGCCTCGGGAGGCGACTGGACCAGCCCGACCGTCGAGGCCGAAGGCGACGATCAGAAGAAGCAGACGCACAGCGAGTTCCTGACGTACGCCGATCCGGAGATCGGCCGCATGTTCACCCGGATCCATCACGCGGCACGCGCGATCGTCCGCGATCGGACCAGCGCGAAGGTCGGTTGGACGATCGCCGCGGGAGCGCTGACCGCCGCACCCGGCGGCGAGGAGAAGCTGCGGCAGATCCGATACGGCAAGGAGGACGTGTACTGGGAGGGCAGTCGCGGCGACGACTTCGTCGGCGTGCAGGCCTACTCCTCCCAGCAGGTCGACGCGAACGGGCTCGTCCCGCACCCGCCGCACCCCGACAACACGCTCGTCGGCACCGCGTTCCGCCCCGACTCGCTCGCCATGGCGGTGCGCCACGCGTGGGAGATCAGCCAGCACACGCCCATCGTGATCACCGAGAACGGCATCGCCACTGCCGACGACGAGCAGCGCATCCGCTACACGGGCGAAGCCCTGCAGGGTCTGCTCGGCACGATCGCCGACGGCATCGACGTGCAGGGTTATCTGCACTGGTCGCTGCTCGACAACTTCGAGTGGGGGCACTGGGAGCCGACGTTCGGCCTCATCGCCGTCGACCGCGACACCTTCGTCCGCACCCCCAAGCCGAGCCTCGCGTGGCTCGGCCAGGTGGCGCAGCGCAACTCGCTGTCGTGGGAGGCCTGA
- a CDS encoding SDR family NAD(P)-dependent oxidoreductase: MKISGKTFVVTGAGNGIGREVTLQLLATGASVAGVDLNEAGLRRTAELADAGSRFTSHVVNITDRDAVEALPAQVESAHGPADGVINVAGVIQKFVKVTDLAYSEIEKVMNVNFWGTMNMVKAFLPVLTSRPEAALVNVASMGAYAPVPGQAVYGASKAAVKVLTEALYAELLDTSVAVTVIFPGAIGTDIAANSGVALSDGSQDAPAYKTTPPSAAAAVIVDAVIKGRYRATIGSDAATMDKLSRLNPKRATTLIAKQMGALLN, encoded by the coding sequence ATGAAGATCTCGGGCAAGACGTTCGTCGTCACCGGCGCCGGTAACGGCATCGGCCGCGAGGTGACGCTTCAGCTCCTCGCCACCGGTGCATCGGTCGCAGGTGTCGACCTCAACGAAGCCGGCCTGCGGAGGACCGCGGAGCTCGCCGATGCTGGTTCGCGGTTCACTTCGCATGTCGTGAACATCACGGACAGGGATGCCGTGGAGGCGCTGCCAGCGCAGGTCGAGTCTGCCCACGGCCCTGCCGACGGCGTGATCAATGTCGCGGGCGTGATCCAGAAGTTCGTGAAGGTCACCGATCTGGCCTACTCGGAGATCGAGAAGGTCATGAACGTGAACTTCTGGGGCACGATGAACATGGTCAAGGCGTTCCTGCCGGTGCTGACCTCGCGTCCCGAAGCCGCCCTCGTGAATGTCGCGAGCATGGGCGCTTATGCTCCGGTCCCCGGTCAGGCCGTTTACGGGGCATCCAAGGCGGCCGTGAAGGTGCTCACCGAGGCGCTCTACGCCGAGCTTCTCGACACGTCCGTCGCGGTGACGGTGATCTTCCCGGGCGCGATCGGCACAGATATCGCCGCGAACTCGGGTGTGGCGCTGTCGGACGGGTCGCAGGACGCGCCCGCGTACAAGACGACCCCGCCCTCTGCCGCCGCGGCAGTCATCGTCGACGCCGTGATCAAGGGCAGGTACCGGGCCACCATCGGGAGCGACGCGGCGACGATGGACAAGCTCTCGCGCCTCAACCCAAAGCGGGCAACCACCCTCATCGCCAAGCAGATGGGCGCTCTGCTCAACTGA
- a CDS encoding MFS transporter, producing MVTKNEPNARALAEGLAAAEPLPGNETALDVVDAPAAAGPGEPTTPMSRSYILWLMLASFGASMAMMVPLSYGIAVRITELAPGHEEVLGYITGSAQLVYLLISPLIGIWSDRTRSRFGRRSPFIYLGTGIGLVGLVIIGLAPNLLIVGAGWVLGMTGWSIAGAALQTLQADKLPEKQRGKVSALTGLMTQIAPVLGIGVAYAVSSSTLLIFLVPGLIGAVFLALFPLIKPEGSSKDIPQRDQVTVKSVVTSYGFNVRKYPDFAWNWLGRFVFFIGLYFNTTFGTFFYAQRLDLPVREVAGIVATVGMIGVLAAAAGAIVGGFLSDKLQRRRLFVMLAALLFVGGAVVEATAWSLPQIIVGAVLMQLAIAVFATVDQAIVYAIIPERDQAGRYMAVIQFAQKIPSAVAPLLAGVVITIGAVGGDKNYTLLYLAGAVFALVGGLIILLKVKSVR from the coding sequence ATGGTGACCAAGAACGAGCCGAACGCGCGGGCGCTCGCCGAGGGCCTCGCCGCTGCGGAACCGCTGCCGGGGAACGAGACGGCGCTCGACGTCGTCGACGCGCCGGCCGCCGCCGGACCCGGTGAGCCCACCACTCCGATGAGTCGCTCGTACATCCTCTGGCTCATGCTCGCCAGCTTCGGCGCTTCGATGGCGATGATGGTGCCGCTCTCGTACGGCATCGCGGTGCGCATCACCGAATTGGCTCCCGGTCATGAAGAGGTCCTCGGCTACATCACCGGGAGCGCGCAGCTCGTCTATCTCCTCATCAGCCCGCTCATCGGCATCTGGAGCGACCGCACGCGATCGCGCTTCGGCCGCCGCTCGCCGTTCATCTATCTCGGCACCGGCATCGGCCTCGTCGGACTTGTGATCATCGGACTCGCACCGAACCTGCTGATCGTCGGAGCGGGGTGGGTGCTCGGCATGACCGGCTGGTCGATCGCCGGAGCAGCGCTGCAGACGCTGCAGGCCGACAAGCTTCCCGAGAAGCAGCGCGGAAAGGTGTCGGCTCTCACCGGGCTGATGACCCAGATCGCGCCGGTGCTCGGCATCGGCGTGGCCTACGCCGTGTCGTCGAGCACCCTGCTCATCTTCCTCGTACCGGGTCTCATCGGCGCCGTGTTCCTCGCGCTCTTCCCGCTCATCAAGCCGGAGGGCAGCTCGAAGGACATCCCGCAGCGCGACCAGGTGACGGTGAAGTCCGTCGTCACGAGCTATGGCTTCAACGTGCGGAAGTACCCGGACTTCGCCTGGAACTGGCTCGGCCGCTTCGTTTTCTTCATCGGCCTCTACTTCAACACCACTTTCGGCACGTTCTTCTACGCCCAGCGGCTCGACCTGCCCGTACGCGAGGTCGCCGGCATCGTGGCCACCGTGGGCATGATCGGCGTGCTGGCCGCCGCGGCCGGCGCCATCGTAGGCGGCTTCCTGTCCGACAAGCTCCAGCGTCGACGCCTCTTCGTCATGCTCGCGGCGCTGCTCTTCGTCGGAGGCGCGGTCGTCGAGGCCACGGCCTGGTCACTGCCGCAGATCATCGTGGGCGCCGTCCTGATGCAGCTGGCGATCGCGGTGTTCGCCACTGTCGATCAGGCGATCGTCTACGCGATCATCCCCGAGCGCGACCAGGCCGGACGCTACATGGCGGTGATCCAGTTCGCGCAGAAGATCCCGAGCGCCGTGGCTCCGCTGCTCGCCGGCGTCGTCATCACGATCGGGGCTGTCGGCGGCGACAAGAACTACACGCTCCTCTATCTGGCAGGTGCGGTGTTCGCGCTCGTGGGCGGGCTCATCATCCTGCTCAAGGTCAAGTCCGTCCGCTGA